One window of the Allorhizobium ampelinum S4 genome contains the following:
- a CDS encoding methyl-accepting chemotaxis protein has protein sequence MSNSPAPLRQNRVVNATPRSMRLITESIGGDLETFSMNNTLVVKQIRLLAINALIEAARAGDTGKGFAVVANEVQRLAQSAADIAKQFEDNVLSRIKLGRAMADGLVQEMEGVRLTDLCLTLVQFIVRNLFERTADVRWWATDTALWSALQNPNIENFNHASERLGVINRFYTVYLDLVMTDASGRVVASANPRYRNNLQNKNFAQETWVKAAGQTKSGDDYIVDEVKKSPLHDNRDTLVYATGIRAGGRSDGELLGMLGVYFDWQAQGQAIVEKEANLPPHLVDKTQVMLLDGSMRVIASSHPSRIYTHFPLHNSQANQKGSYYDDSGNIIAFAKTLGYEDYDGLGWYGVIIQQTEADKDIRAKLDIGL, from the coding sequence ATGTCAAATTCGCCAGCACCCCTCCGCCAGAACCGGGTCGTGAACGCAACGCCTCGCTCCATGCGGCTGATCACCGAAAGCATTGGCGGTGATCTCGAAACATTCAGCATGAACAATACATTGGTGGTCAAGCAGATCCGCCTGCTGGCGATCAATGCCCTGATTGAAGCCGCGCGCGCCGGTGACACGGGCAAAGGCTTCGCGGTCGTGGCCAATGAAGTTCAGCGCCTGGCTCAAAGTGCAGCCGACATCGCCAAACAGTTCGAGGACAATGTCCTGAGCCGCATAAAGCTTGGCAGGGCCATGGCCGATGGTTTGGTTCAAGAAATGGAAGGTGTGCGGCTGACCGATCTCTGCCTGACGCTGGTGCAGTTCATCGTCCGCAATCTGTTCGAACGCACCGCCGATGTCCGTTGGTGGGCGACAGACACCGCCCTGTGGTCGGCGTTGCAAAATCCAAACATCGAAAACTTCAACCATGCCTCGGAAAGGCTGGGCGTCATCAATCGGTTCTACACGGTCTATCTCGACCTCGTGATGACGGATGCCAGTGGCCGTGTCGTCGCCTCTGCCAATCCGCGCTACCGAAACAATCTTCAAAACAAGAATTTTGCCCAGGAAACATGGGTCAAGGCAGCCGGTCAAACGAAAAGCGGCGACGACTATATCGTTGACGAGGTCAAAAAAAGCCCTCTGCATGACAACCGAGACACGCTGGTCTATGCAACCGGCATTCGGGCGGGAGGCCGTTCGGACGGCGAACTGCTGGGAATGCTTGGCGTCTATTTCGACTGGCAGGCCCAGGGTCAAGCCATTGTCGAAAAAGAAGCCAATCTGCCGCCGCATCTCGTCGACAAGACCCAGGTCATGCTGCTCGATGGTTCGATGAGGGTGATTGCCAGCTCCCATCCGAGCCGGATCTACACCCATTTCCCGCTGCACAATAGCCAAGCAAACCAAAAAGGCAGTTACTATGATGACAGCGGAAACATCATCGCCTTTGCCAAAACTCTTGGTTATGAAGACTATGACGGTCTTGGTTGGTACGGCGTGATTATTCAACAAACCGAGGCGGATAAGGATATTCGCGCAAAGCTTGATATCGGTCTGTGA
- a CDS encoding MFS transporter: protein MIASLASIGALMLSTLLMMAGFGLMNYMLPIRAIAEGWSTFTISIIATGYTFGFTTSCVVTPRLVQKVGHVRVFSALITLLTMSVLLCAIVVDWRAWTLFRGIAGFAIAGSYLIIESWLNERSNNENRGGLFSIYMISCLVGSIGGQYIVPLGDPSQVTLFVVCGLIFSAALFPTALSTAQSPAPLAQARFDLKKLYIRSPIAFVGSLLSGALSGTWSSLGAVYSQRVGLSTAEGATFLAAVLAGGAIAQMPLGRLSDRMDRRRVMVGAGLFGVFCCAVMIVLGGISPLALYICGFFVGTVLYPVYSLNVAHANDMADPDEYVTISSAIMILYGFGTVTGPLVTGAIMQGVGPNGLLFSLAISFLLYAGYAAWRMRQRSAVPDQPGKTEFQASSIPLQGTEAVSSKITDL from the coding sequence ATGATTGCCAGTCTCGCCTCCATCGGCGCCCTCATGCTCTCAACCCTGCTGATGATGGCTGGATTCGGGCTGATGAATTATATGCTGCCAATCCGGGCGATTGCCGAGGGGTGGTCGACATTCACCATTTCAATCATCGCTACCGGTTATACATTTGGCTTTACCACATCCTGCGTCGTCACGCCTCGCCTGGTGCAGAAGGTGGGACATGTCCGGGTTTTTTCCGCCTTAATCACTCTCCTGACCATGTCTGTCCTACTCTGCGCCATCGTTGTCGACTGGCGGGCCTGGACCTTGTTCCGAGGCATTGCTGGCTTTGCCATTGCCGGCAGCTACCTGATCATCGAAAGCTGGCTGAATGAGCGCAGCAACAATGAAAACCGTGGCGGATTGTTTTCCATCTATATGATTTCCTGCCTGGTTGGCTCGATTGGTGGCCAGTATATCGTGCCGCTTGGCGATCCAAGCCAGGTGACACTGTTCGTCGTCTGCGGGCTGATTTTTTCCGCAGCCCTGTTTCCCACCGCTCTCTCCACCGCCCAATCGCCCGCACCTCTGGCCCAGGCACGGTTCGACCTGAAGAAGCTCTATATCCGCTCGCCCATTGCCTTTGTCGGTTCACTGCTGTCAGGCGCTCTATCGGGAACCTGGAGCAGTCTCGGCGCGGTTTACAGCCAACGGGTCGGTCTTTCGACGGCGGAAGGCGCGACATTCCTGGCAGCCGTGCTGGCCGGAGGCGCCATCGCGCAGATGCCGCTCGGGCGGCTGTCCGATCGCATGGACCGCCGCCGCGTTATGGTTGGCGCTGGCTTGTTCGGGGTGTTTTGCTGCGCGGTGATGATCGTGCTGGGCGGAATTTCGCCATTGGCACTCTATATCTGCGGCTTCTTTGTCGGCACCGTGCTTTATCCGGTCTATTCACTCAATGTCGCTCATGCCAATGATATGGCCGACCCCGATGAATATGTGACGATTTCCAGTGCCATCATGATTCTCTACGGCTTCGGCACCGTCACCGGTCCGCTGGTGACAGGCGCAATCATGCAGGGCGTCGGTCCCAACGGACTGCTATTCAGCCTCGCCATCAGCTTTCTTCTCTACGCAGGCTATGCAGCATGGCGGATGCGACAGCGCAGCGCCGTCCCTGACCAGCCCGGCAAGACCGAGTTTCAGGCCTCCTCCATCCCGCTCCAGGGCACGGAAGCCGTCTCCAGCAAGATCACCGATCTCTAA
- the pepN gene encoding aminopeptidase N, whose translation MRTETGQVVSLADYRPTEFVLERVDLTFELDPTDTKVEARLIFHRREGADVAAPLVLDGDDLVLSSVLFDQIELEPERYSATARSLTIRDLPAAEPFEITITTLINPEANTQLMGLYRSNGIYCTQCEAEGFRRITYFPDRPDVLSVYTVNIIADKQANPLLLSNGNFLGGAGYGEGKHFAAWFDPHPKPSYLFALVAGDLGLIEDTFTTVSGREVALKIYVEHGKEPRAAYAMDALKRSMKWDEDVFGREYDLDIFMIVAVSDFNMGAMENKGLNVFNDKYVLADPQTATDADYANIEAIIAHEYFHNWTGNRITCRDWFQLCLKEGLTVYRDHQFSADQRSRAVKRIAEVRHLRAEQFVEDSGPLAHPVRPNTYKEINNFYTTTVYEKGSEVTGMIATILGPDLFKAGMDLYFERHDGDAATVEDFVACFAEVSGRDLTQFSLWYNQAGTPNVTVSCDYDAGTSLFTVELEQVIPPTPGQPNKQPMHIPLRFGLLAADGTPLDTATVDGGEISGDVLHLTERRQVFQFSGVKERPVLSLNRGFSAPVILHFSQASADLALIARHDSDLFSRWQALTDLALPVLCDNARQLSTKSGTAKSATDKASIAASDALKQSLLAIIADDALEPAFRAQALALPSEADIARELGSDIDPDAIHQARQAVLADIAIEGADLFARLYDNMATETPYSPDATAAGKRALKNAALGYLVQAKGEPAKAAEAYGKADNMTDLSHALGVLAYHFGDTEEAQAALANFQTRFAQNALVLDKWFSIQATIPGHGALERIEALMQNPLFNASNPNRVRALIGSFAFSNPTGFHRADGKAYNFLAEEILAIDKRNPQLAARLLTSMRTWQKLEPVRAAKARAALALIESSNGLSNDVRDIVERMLKG comes from the coding sequence ATGCGTACAGAAACGGGCCAGGTTGTCAGCCTGGCGGATTATCGCCCGACCGAGTTTGTCCTGGAGCGAGTGGACCTGACTTTCGAGCTTGATCCAACAGACACAAAGGTCGAGGCCCGCCTGATCTTCCATCGTCGTGAAGGTGCCGATGTCGCCGCACCGCTGGTGCTGGACGGCGACGATCTGGTTCTCTCCAGCGTGCTGTTCGACCAGATCGAACTGGAGCCGGAGCGCTACAGCGCCACCGCGCGCTCATTGACGATCCGCGACCTTCCTGCTGCCGAACCCTTTGAGATCACCATTACCACGCTGATCAATCCTGAGGCCAATACCCAGTTGATGGGGCTTTACCGCTCGAACGGCATCTATTGCACCCAGTGCGAGGCCGAGGGCTTCCGCCGCATCACCTATTTCCCGGATCGACCGGACGTGCTGTCGGTCTATACCGTCAATATCATCGCTGACAAGCAAGCCAATCCGCTGCTGTTGTCGAACGGCAATTTCCTGGGTGGCGCGGGCTATGGCGAGGGCAAGCATTTTGCCGCATGGTTTGATCCCCATCCCAAGCCCAGCTACCTGTTTGCACTGGTGGCAGGCGATCTCGGCCTGATCGAGGACACGTTCACCACGGTGTCGGGCCGCGAGGTCGCGTTGAAAATCTATGTGGAGCACGGCAAGGAACCACGCGCCGCCTACGCCATGGATGCGCTGAAGCGCTCGATGAAATGGGATGAGGATGTATTCGGGCGCGAATACGATCTGGATATTTTCATGATCGTCGCCGTGTCGGATTTCAACATGGGGGCCATGGAAAACAAGGGCCTGAATGTCTTCAACGACAAATATGTGCTGGCCGACCCGCAAACCGCCACCGATGCCGACTATGCCAATATCGAAGCGATCATTGCCCACGAATATTTCCATAACTGGACCGGCAACCGCATCACTTGCCGCGACTGGTTCCAACTCTGCCTGAAGGAAGGGCTGACAGTCTATCGCGATCACCAGTTTTCCGCCGATCAGCGCTCACGCGCCGTCAAGCGCATCGCCGAAGTCCGGCATTTGCGCGCCGAACAGTTTGTGGAGGATTCCGGACCGCTCGCGCATCCGGTACGCCCGAATACCTACAAGGAAATCAATAACTTCTACACAACCACCGTCTATGAAAAAGGCTCTGAAGTCACCGGGATGATCGCCACCATCCTCGGGCCGGACCTGTTCAAGGCTGGGATGGATCTCTACTTCGAGCGTCATGACGGCGATGCGGCAACGGTCGAGGATTTCGTTGCCTGTTTTGCGGAGGTCTCCGGGCGCGACCTTACCCAGTTCTCTCTCTGGTATAATCAGGCCGGTACGCCGAATGTGACGGTATCCTGCGACTACGATGCTGGCACGAGCCTGTTTACTGTCGAGTTGGAACAAGTGATCCCGCCGACACCCGGCCAACCCAACAAGCAGCCGATGCATATTCCGCTGCGCTTTGGGCTTCTGGCGGCAGATGGCACACCACTCGATACAGCAACCGTGGACGGTGGTGAAATCAGCGGCGACGTGCTGCATCTGACCGAACGTCGGCAGGTATTCCAATTTTCAGGCGTGAAGGAACGTCCGGTCCTGTCGCTCAACCGGGGCTTTTCGGCACCCGTCATCCTGCATTTCAGCCAGGCAAGTGCGGATCTGGCGCTGATCGCCCGCCACGATAGCGACCTGTTCTCCCGCTGGCAGGCGCTGACCGACCTCGCCTTGCCGGTTCTATGCGACAACGCGCGCCAACTCTCCACCAAGAGCGGCACAGCCAAGAGCGCAACCGATAAAGCATCCATCGCGGCAAGCGATGCCCTGAAACAAAGCCTGCTTGCCATCATTGCCGACGATGCGCTTGAGCCTGCCTTCCGTGCCCAGGCGCTGGCGCTACCGAGCGAAGCCGATATCGCCCGCGAACTGGGCAGTGACATCGACCCGGACGCCATCCATCAGGCACGCCAGGCGGTGCTGGCTGATATCGCCATTGAGGGCGCGGATCTATTTGCCCGCCTTTACGATAACATGGCGACTGAGACCCCCTACAGTCCGGATGCTACTGCCGCAGGCAAAAGAGCGCTGAAAAATGCCGCGCTTGGCTATCTCGTTCAGGCTAAAGGCGAGCCGGCCAAGGCCGCCGAGGCCTATGGCAAAGCCGACAATATGACCGACCTGTCGCATGCGCTCGGCGTTCTCGCCTATCACTTCGGCGATACGGAAGAGGCGCAGGCTGCACTGGCCAATTTCCAGACACGGTTTGCCCAGAACGCATTGGTACTGGACAAGTGGTTTTCCATCCAGGCCACCATTCCGGGACACGGTGCGCTGGAACGGATTGAAGCACTCATGCAAAATCCGCTGTTCAACGCCAGCAATCCGAACCGCGTTCGCGCGCTGATCGGCAGCTTTGCCTTTTCCAACCCGACCGGCTTCCACCGCGCCGATGGCAAGGCCTATAACTTTCTTGCCGAGGAAATTCTGGCCATCGACAAGCGCAATCCGCAGCTTGCCGCCCGGCTGCTGACCTCGATGCGCACCTGGCAAAAGCTTGAGCCCGTTCGTGCAGCCAAGGCCAGGGCGGCCCTTGCCCTTATCGAAAGCTCAAACGGCCTTTCCAACGATGTCCGAGATATTGTTGAGCGGATGCTGAAAGGCTGA
- a CDS encoding Hsp70 family protein gives MANALGLDFGTTNTVLAQSIDETTTHSVQFTSMAGTTDSMRTALSFMKDAQLGARALKVEAGQAAIRQFIDNPGDCRFLQSIKTFAASALFQGTLVHARRFQFEDLMEVFLKRLETYAGDGWPATASRIVAGRPVHFAGASPDPELAMRRYNEALTRLGFPEIHYVYEPVAAAFYFAQHLTTDATVLVADFGGGTTDYSLIRFERKAGVLSAVPVGYSGVGLAGDQFDARIIEHLVAPEIGKGSQFKSFDKILDIPSNYYTSFSRWNQLSVFKSSKEFADLKQLVRQSLAPDKLELFIDLVEHDEGYPLYQAVSSTKMALSAADEAEFNFSPLGAAGRKTVKRQDFESWIADDLTRIESALDDVLTRTNTEAGAVDKVFLTGGTSFVPAVRRIFTERFSQDRIESGGEMVSIAHGLALIGDRDDIALWTA, from the coding sequence ATGGCAAACGCGCTTGGGCTTGATTTCGGCACGACCAACACGGTCCTGGCACAGAGCATCGACGAGACCACCACCCATTCGGTGCAATTCACCTCCATGGCCGGAACCACCGACAGCATGCGCACGGCGCTGTCCTTCATGAAGGATGCCCAGCTTGGCGCGCGTGCCCTGAAGGTGGAGGCCGGGCAAGCCGCCATTCGCCAGTTCATCGACAATCCCGGCGATTGCCGTTTCCTGCAATCGATCAAGACCTTTGCCGCCTCGGCACTGTTTCAGGGTACGCTGGTCCATGCACGGCGGTTTCAGTTCGAAGACCTGATGGAAGTGTTCCTGAAACGGCTGGAAACCTATGCTGGCGATGGTTGGCCTGCGACTGCCAGCCGCATCGTCGCGGGCCGGCCCGTGCATTTCGCTGGCGCCTCCCCCGATCCCGAGCTTGCCATGCGCCGCTATAACGAAGCACTCACCCGGCTCGGCTTTCCGGAAATCCATTATGTCTATGAGCCGGTGGCCGCGGCCTTCTATTTCGCCCAGCACCTGACGACAGATGCCACCGTGCTGGTCGCCGACTTCGGCGGCGGCACCACCGACTATTCGCTGATCCGGTTCGAGCGCAAGGCAGGCGTGCTGTCGGCAGTACCAGTCGGCTATTCCGGCGTCGGATTGGCCGGTGACCAGTTTGATGCGCGGATCATCGAGCATCTGGTGGCACCTGAAATTGGCAAGGGCAGCCAGTTCAAGAGTTTCGACAAGATCCTGGATATTCCAAGCAATTATTACACCAGCTTTTCGCGCTGGAACCAGCTGTCGGTGTTCAAGTCCTCAAAGGAATTCGCCGATCTGAAACAATTGGTACGCCAAAGCCTCGCCCCCGACAAACTGGAGCTGTTTATCGACCTGGTCGAGCATGACGAAGGCTATCCGCTCTACCAGGCGGTATCCTCCACCAAAATGGCGCTGTCTGCGGCGGATGAAGCGGAATTCAACTTCTCGCCACTTGGCGCGGCTGGCCGCAAGACCGTCAAGCGCCAGGATTTCGAGAGCTGGATTGCCGACGATCTCACACGCATCGAATCGGCACTCGATGATGTTCTCACCCGGACAAACACCGAGGCAGGCGCCGTGGATAAGGTGTTTCTGACCGGCGGCACATCCTTCGTTCCGGCAGTTCGACGGATCTTCACCGAGCGCTTCAGCCAGGACCGAATCGAGAGCGGCGGCGAAATGGTATCGATTGCCCATGGACTGGCGCTGATTGGCGACCGCGACGATATTGCTCTTTGGACCGCATAA
- a CDS encoding uracil-DNA glycosylase, with protein sequence MIAAQDMTAAELAALLAFHAEAGVDWLVEDAPVDRIAQFATEREARTRAAPQQAPVQAPVQARDQRTSDQRMATAPVGSQNGPALNRDRPAPRPAASTPLAIPDETAINDARFAAESARSLAELKAALEGFSSCNLKTSARSTIFAEGPAEAGIMVIGPIPSADDDREGLAFSGRTGALLDRMLAAIGLRRDALLLTTAIPWRGPGDRMPTPAEAAICRPFIERQIALAEPKAVLLLGNFTARFFFGGTATIHSMRGEWRDVAAGGHGVAAMATFHPQELLQAPATKALAWRDLLAFRQRLA encoded by the coding sequence ATGATTGCTGCTCAGGACATGACTGCCGCCGAACTTGCCGCCCTTCTGGCTTTTCACGCCGAAGCCGGGGTGGATTGGCTTGTGGAAGATGCGCCTGTTGACCGGATCGCACAATTTGCAACAGAACGGGAGGCACGGACCAGGGCTGCGCCACAACAGGCCCCAGTTCAGGCCCCAGTTCAGGCCCGGGACCAACGGACCTCAGATCAGCGGATGGCGACCGCCCCTGTCGGTTCGCAGAATGGCCCTGCCCTCAACCGCGACCGCCCGGCGCCTCGGCCTGCTGCATCGACACCGCTTGCCATTCCCGATGAAACGGCAATCAACGACGCCCGGTTTGCCGCCGAGAGCGCTCGTTCGCTGGCTGAGTTGAAAGCGGCTTTGGAAGGATTTTCCAGCTGCAATCTGAAGACCAGTGCCCGCTCCACCATCTTTGCAGAAGGCCCCGCTGAGGCAGGCATCATGGTGATCGGCCCCATTCCGTCAGCCGATGACGATCGCGAAGGTCTGGCCTTTTCCGGCCGGACTGGCGCGCTTCTCGACCGGATGCTTGCTGCCATTGGCCTTCGTCGCGACGCGCTGCTATTGACCACCGCCATTCCCTGGCGCGGCCCTGGTGACCGCATGCCAACCCCGGCTGAAGCCGCCATCTGCCGACCCTTCATAGAGAGACAAATCGCACTGGCTGAACCGAAGGCCGTTCTCCTGCTCGGCAATTTCACCGCCCGATTCTTCTTCGGTGGAACGGCGACAATCCATTCAATGCGCGGCGAGTGGCGTGACGTGGCCGCAGGCGGTCACGGCGTTGCGGCCATGGCAACCTTTCATCCGCAGGAATTGCTGCAAGCCCCGGCCACCAAGGCACTAGCCTGGCGAGATCTTCTCGCCTTCCGGCAGCGATTGGCTTGA
- a CDS encoding DMT family transporter has translation MNSEVSAGPIRGPIRGIVFKVASVTVFVAMQTAIKLAGDDVPAGQITFYRSAFALIPILAYLAYLGQIRTGLRTANVFGHVKRGLIGIAAMACGFYGLVHLPMPDAIAIGYAMPLIAVVFAAVFLGETVRLYRWSAVAIGLVGVVIISWPKLTLLQDGFYGSEVGMGTLAVLASATLGAAAMLQVRQLVREEKTATIVLYFSIIAALISLVSLPFGWNDLSARQLGLLAFAGICGGLAQILLTESYRHADISTIAPFEYSSILFGSLIGYLLFDDLPSIHTLVGTLIVAGAGIFIILREHQLGLERRAARKASTPGV, from the coding sequence ATGAACAGTGAAGTATCGGCGGGTCCGATCAGAGGCCCGATCAGAGGCATTGTGTTCAAGGTCGCTTCTGTTACGGTCTTTGTTGCCATGCAGACAGCGATTAAACTGGCAGGTGATGACGTGCCCGCAGGACAGATCACTTTCTATCGCTCCGCCTTCGCGCTCATCCCCATCCTGGCCTATCTTGCCTACCTGGGACAGATCAGGACCGGCTTGAGGACGGCTAATGTGTTCGGGCATGTGAAGCGCGGGCTGATTGGCATCGCCGCCATGGCCTGCGGCTTTTACGGCCTCGTGCATCTGCCGATGCCGGATGCTATTGCCATCGGTTATGCCATGCCGCTGATCGCCGTGGTGTTTGCTGCGGTTTTCCTGGGCGAGACCGTCAGGCTCTATCGCTGGTCGGCGGTTGCCATCGGCCTTGTCGGTGTGGTGATTATTTCCTGGCCGAAGCTGACCCTGTTGCAGGACGGGTTTTATGGTTCCGAGGTTGGCATGGGGACGCTTGCCGTGCTCGCCTCCGCTACGCTTGGAGCCGCAGCGATGTTGCAGGTCCGCCAACTCGTTCGTGAAGAAAAAACGGCCACGATCGTGTTGTATTTCTCGATCATTGCGGCGCTGATATCGCTTGTCAGTCTGCCATTCGGCTGGAACGATCTTTCTGCCCGCCAGCTAGGTCTCCTGGCCTTTGCGGGGATCTGCGGCGGCCTCGCCCAGATTTTGCTGACGGAAAGCTACCGCCATGCCGATATTTCGACAATTGCGCCGTTCGAATACAGCTCCATCCTGTTTGGCTCGTTGATTGGCTATCTGCTGTTTGACGACCTTCCGAGCATTCACACCCTGGTCGGCACGCTGATCGTGGCGGGTGCGGGAATTTTCATCATCCTGCGCGAGCATCAATTGGGGCTGGAGCGCCGTGCGGCGCGCAAGGCATCCACCCCTGGTGTCTGA